The Pontibacter sp. SGAir0037 DNA segment TCTTTTTAGTTGATTAATTTTGGTCTGTCTGTATGTAGCGGAGTATTTTATAGTCAATGTAAAAAGTCCCAAATGGGATGAAACAGGCAACAAGGATTTTCCAGGTCGTTACTTTAAATTCCCATTGTTGCTCTATACTTACACGCAAAGCGTTGATCACAAAAAACAGGAACAAGGCTCCATGCACGGGTCCGGCAGGGCACAGAATAATTGCTACCGAAACAGCACTAAAATAGAAGCACCAATAGCTGGACAACAACCATGCTGCACCAACAAAGATGCAAAAGTTTACGCAAGAGAGCGTT contains these protein-coding regions:
- a CDS encoding DUF3817 domain-containing protein, whose protein sequence is MLSSYWCFYFSAVSVAIILCPAGPVHGALFLFFVINALRVSIEQQWEFKVTTWKILVACFIPFGTFYIDYKILRYIQTDQN